A window of the Pseudomonas fluorescens genome harbors these coding sequences:
- the nrfB gene encoding cyclic di-3',5'-guanylate-activated glycosyltransferase NrfB, with product MSLGWVDFFAYVLFGLKYVAIALALLMFILGLDDLFIDLVYWSRKFIRRWRIYEKFKRADEERLYSIPEKPLAIMVPAWNEVGVVGEMARLAASTIDYENYQIFVGTYPNDAETQADVDAVCQHYPNVHKVVCARPGPTSKADCLNNIIDAILRFESEAKIQFAGFILHDAEDVISPMELRLYNYLLPNKDLIQIPVYPYAPEWKGFTAGHYVDEFAENHGKDVIVREALTGQVPSAGVGTCFSRKAISALLEDGDGIAFDVQSLTEDYDIGFRLKQKGMKCIFARYSVSDPKLALEQPWVFGMNREFSQVICVREHFPRDLQHAIRQKSRWIVGIVFQGTKNLGWSRKGLLNYFLWRDRRGLIAYLLSFLVNLLFLVLLAMWAVTIISPDSWRYPSILADSSLLSVLLWLNGLMLLNRLFQRGWFVTRYYGLVEGLLSAPRMMWSNFVNFFANLRALRQVMEMGDSRRVAWDKTTHEFPALTKAQRTPLGHRLVEKGLLTEEQLEAAITSPVRRRLGRELLLREYIDSTQLVETLAEQLDLEWAPLNPFKLDKRLIDTVPRRVASHYGVLPVAEEGDTLILASEGPVSQVSLGAISRQLKRPVRSRLAPQGRVTLGIRYWYASPRQNEEVRHMLEVLERHQDDKALLERVSRHQVLLGNLLQVRGMVPPTLFNQALIDFDAEKMSLGEHLISRGMITQEVLEQALADQASEQQAAYRIVREVA from the coding sequence ATGAGTCTGGGTTGGGTCGATTTCTTCGCGTATGTGCTGTTCGGTCTCAAATATGTGGCGATTGCCCTCGCCCTGCTGATGTTCATCCTCGGCCTCGATGACCTGTTCATCGACCTCGTGTACTGGAGCCGCAAGTTCATCCGGCGCTGGCGGATCTACGAGAAATTCAAGCGTGCCGACGAGGAACGGCTGTATTCGATTCCCGAGAAACCGCTGGCAATCATGGTGCCGGCGTGGAACGAAGTCGGCGTGGTCGGCGAAATGGCACGCCTGGCCGCCTCGACCATCGACTACGAGAACTATCAGATTTTCGTCGGCACCTACCCCAACGATGCCGAGACCCAGGCCGATGTCGACGCGGTGTGCCAGCACTACCCCAACGTGCACAAAGTGGTCTGCGCCCGGCCCGGCCCGACCAGCAAGGCCGACTGCCTGAACAACATCATCGACGCAATCCTGCGCTTCGAGAGCGAGGCGAAAATCCAGTTCGCCGGGTTCATCCTGCACGATGCCGAAGACGTGATTTCGCCGATGGAATTGCGCCTCTACAACTACCTGCTGCCGAACAAAGACCTGATCCAGATTCCGGTCTATCCCTACGCGCCGGAGTGGAAAGGCTTCACCGCCGGGCATTACGTCGACGAGTTCGCGGAAAACCACGGCAAGGACGTCATCGTCCGCGAAGCCCTCACCGGTCAGGTGCCCAGCGCCGGCGTCGGCACCTGCTTCAGCCGCAAGGCCATCAGCGCCCTGCTGGAAGACGGCGACGGCATTGCCTTCGATGTACAGAGTCTCACCGAGGACTACGACATTGGTTTCCGCCTCAAGCAGAAAGGCATGAAATGCATCTTCGCCCGCTATTCGGTCAGCGATCCGAAACTGGCGCTGGAGCAACCCTGGGTGTTCGGCATGAACCGCGAGTTCTCCCAGGTGATCTGCGTGCGCGAGCACTTTCCCCGCGACTTGCAACATGCGATCCGGCAGAAATCGCGGTGGATTGTCGGCATCGTGTTCCAGGGCACCAAGAACCTCGGCTGGAGCCGCAAGGGTCTGCTCAACTACTTCCTGTGGCGCGACCGTCGCGGGCTGATCGCCTACCTGCTGAGCTTTCTGGTGAACCTGCTGTTCCTGGTGCTGCTGGCGATGTGGGCGGTGACGATCATTTCCCCGGACTCATGGCGCTATCCCTCGATCCTCGCCGACAGCTCGCTGCTCTCGGTGCTGCTGTGGCTCAACGGCCTGATGCTGCTCAATCGCCTGTTTCAGCGCGGCTGGTTTGTCACTCGTTACTACGGATTGGTCGAAGGCCTGCTGTCGGCGCCGCGCATGATGTGGAGCAACTTCGTCAACTTCTTCGCCAACCTGCGCGCCCTGCGCCAAGTGATGGAAATGGGCGATTCGCGGCGTGTTGCCTGGGACAAGACCACCCACGAATTTCCGGCGCTGACCAAGGCCCAGCGCACCCCGCTCGGCCATCGCCTGGTGGAAAAAGGCCTGCTGACCGAAGAGCAACTGGAAGCAGCGATCACCAGCCCCGTGCGCCGTCGACTGGGCCGCGAACTGTTGCTGCGTGAGTACATCGACAGCACTCAGCTCGTCGAGACACTGGCCGAACAGCTGGATCTGGAATGGGCACCACTCAATCCGTTCAAGCTCGACAAACGCTTGATCGATACGGTGCCGCGCCGGGTCGCCTCCCACTACGGAGTTCTGCCCGTGGCAGAAGAAGGCGACACGCTGATTCTGGCCTCCGAAGGCCCGGTCAGTCAGGTCTCGCTGGGCGCCATCAGCCGTCAATTGAAACGCCCGGTGCGCAGCCGTCTCGCACCTCAGGGCCGCGTCACATTGGGGATTCGTTACTGGTACGCCAGCCCCCGCCAGAATGAGGAAGTGCGTCATATGCTCGAAGTGCTTGAGCGCCATCAGGACGATAAAGCCCTGCTGGAGCGGGTCAGCCGCCATCAGGTGCTGCTGGGCAATCTGTTGCAGGTACGCGGTATGGTGCCGCCAACTTTGTTCAACCAAGCGCTGATCGACTTCGATGCCGAAAAAATGTCACTTGGCGAACACCTGATTTCCCGGGGCATGATTACCCAAGAGGTACTGGAACAGGCCCTGGCCGATCAGGCCAGCGAACAGCAAGCCGCCTACCGCATTGTCCGGGAGGTCGCATGA